Proteins encoded in a region of the Acaryochloris thomasi RCC1774 genome:
- a CDS encoding DJ-1/PfpI family protein, translating into MSSINTETYKKQIAILLEDQFEDAMFQVPNTALRKAGAAVTILGSRMNEEYKGRHGTVSVRPDSTPTEVRAEDFDAIIIPVGHIRTNPNVVHIVKLALMQRKLVAAIGYGPQVLIEAEQLQGKHATGIRSIRRDILNAGGIYENKAVVIDEHLITARQSGDLPLFTAMILNSLGLKIKGTVLPETLDLTYDCWKLGEAWGGSSKQELIQALNTAIMGERYTQEAFMQYSNRVSDPELRQFLQGVSSTKHYHVERLEARLFDAFKERVTWQAVGSEAYAALQGWLQSSNPMSIMRRALGDIQTGVVDLHHLRSQLTDPQTVLLLEEVERDLANHEQRLAKLYRARSQGKVKPPTPTTLAAVS; encoded by the coding sequence ATGTCATCGATTAATACAGAAACCTATAAAAAACAAATTGCTATCTTGCTAGAGGACCAGTTTGAAGACGCAATGTTCCAAGTGCCAAATACTGCACTGCGTAAAGCAGGAGCCGCAGTCACAATCCTCGGGTCTCGAATGAACGAGGAATATAAAGGTCGGCATGGCACCGTCTCAGTTCGCCCAGACTCAACCCCCACTGAGGTCAGAGCTGAGGACTTTGATGCCATCATCATTCCCGTCGGCCACATCCGCACCAATCCTAATGTGGTCCACATAGTAAAACTTGCGCTCATGCAGCGCAAACTTGTGGCCGCCATTGGTTATGGTCCACAGGTCCTCATTGAGGCCGAGCAACTGCAGGGCAAACATGCGACAGGGATTCGTTCCATTCGCAGAGATATTCTCAATGCGGGTGGGATTTATGAGAATAAGGCCGTCGTCATAGATGAGCATTTAATCACAGCCAGACAATCGGGTGATTTGCCTCTGTTCACTGCGATGATTCTCAATTCACTAGGGTTAAAGATTAAGGGTACAGTATTGCCAGAAACTCTTGATCTCACCTATGACTGCTGGAAACTGGGTGAAGCCTGGGGCGGTTCCAGCAAGCAAGAACTCATCCAAGCGCTGAACACCGCCATTATGGGCGAACGCTATACCCAGGAAGCATTCATGCAATATAGCAACCGCGTCTCAGACCCAGAGCTGCGGCAATTTTTGCAGGGCGTTAGCTCGACCAAGCACTATCATGTCGAACGCCTAGAAGCTCGCCTATTTGATGCTTTCAAGGAAAGGGTTACTTGGCAAGCTGTCGGTAGTGAAGCCTATGCGGCCCTTCAAGGCTGGCTGCAGTCCAGCAATCCGATGTCGATTATGCGTCGGGCGCTGGGAGACATCCAGACGGGTGTGGTCGATCTCCATCATCTGCGTAGTCAACTCACTGATCCTCAGACTGTGCTGCTTTTAGAAGAGGTTGAGCGAGATTTAGCAAACCACGAACAACGGTTAGCGAAGCTCTACCGTGCCCGGTCACAAGGCAAGGTCAAGCCTCCGACCCCCACCACTCTAGCTGCGGTCAGCTAA
- a CDS encoding DUF5335 family protein — MSKQTIQETQQIPQEQWSTFFDQFTKTNSERILSLEVADKEMGDEPLIKQSPLASITYEPENKGNDVMIAIGHDALAYSHTVTEPNAVWVAKDDAGEVVALEIIDHSGNQTILRFS; from the coding sequence ATGAGCAAGCAGACGATTCAAGAGACACAGCAAATTCCCCAAGAGCAGTGGTCAACGTTTTTTGATCAGTTTACGAAGACTAACAGTGAACGGATCCTCAGCCTTGAAGTGGCAGACAAAGAAATGGGGGACGAACCCCTTATCAAACAGTCGCCATTGGCTTCGATTACCTATGAGCCGGAGAACAAAGGCAACGATGTCATGATCGCGATCGGTCATGATGCATTGGCCTATTCCCATACAGTCACAGAACCTAATGCAGTTTGGGTCGCCAAAGATGATGCAGGCGAGGTCGTCGCGCTTGAAATTATTGATCACAGCGGGAATCAAACCATTCTCCGTTTCAGTTAG
- a CDS encoding CPBP family intramembrane glutamic endopeptidase: MSLFKWRLNPGWYLFAFGYPIVLIAIVSLVYLLLGNSLDFTVLSDRLTAYLPTLLFLTVAGGGNEEPGWRGFGLPALQRRCSPVVATCVLGLVWAFWHLPLLAINPDVASGAISTTQILLIAGVTLVSITTHAFWYTWLINRTGSVLLCIILHASYNAANGLLLLVPEEALRGSSYQSLLVVMTVVLGVSVSGLLITTKGRLGAS, from the coding sequence ATGAGCCTCTTCAAATGGCGGTTGAATCCAGGCTGGTATCTCTTCGCCTTTGGCTATCCGATTGTCCTGATCGCGATCGTTTCGCTAGTTTATCTACTGCTTGGCAATTCGCTCGATTTTACAGTTTTGTCGGATCGGCTGACGGCCTATCTGCCCACTCTCCTGTTCCTCACAGTCGCTGGGGGTGGAAATGAGGAACCGGGCTGGCGTGGGTTTGGGTTGCCCGCACTACAACGACGTTGCAGTCCTGTCGTTGCCACCTGTGTTCTGGGTCTAGTCTGGGCCTTCTGGCATCTGCCGCTATTGGCGATTAATCCTGATGTGGCGAGTGGTGCGATCTCAACCACCCAGATCTTATTGATTGCCGGGGTCACACTAGTCAGCATTACAACACATGCCTTCTGGTACACCTGGCTGATTAATCGAACAGGCAGCGTCCTGTTGTGCATTATTCTGCACGCCAGCTACAACGCAGCGAACGGTCTGCTGCTCTTAGTTCCCGAAGAAGCACTACGCGGCAGCTCATACCAGTCACTTCTAGTTGTGATGACTGTGGTTCTTGGTGTCTCCGTCTCTGGACTGCTCATCACAACAAAGGGTCGGTTAGGAGCATCTTGA